One segment of Bacteroidota bacterium DNA contains the following:
- a CDS encoding SiaB family protein kinase encodes MRKIEDFALDLNHRLHKHDVILAFAGEIDNKTMNTIIGNIDDKIEKLSLDPITKKRFYHVMVECLENLYRHNEPIPNQNSTETPFAVFTLLKENEDYFLTTGNYIKNDQVDVLKDKIEKINRMTLEEKKIFYREVLSNKTFSEKGGAGLGMIDIALRSSDALSYEFKPINDNYSFYVFQTKILN; translated from the coding sequence ATGAGAAAAATAGAAGATTTTGCCCTTGATTTAAATCATAGATTGCATAAACACGATGTAATACTTGCTTTTGCAGGCGAGATTGACAATAAAACCATGAATACAATCATTGGAAATATTGACGATAAAATAGAAAAGTTAAGTCTCGATCCAATTACTAAAAAACGTTTTTACCATGTAATGGTGGAATGTTTAGAGAATCTGTATCGTCATAACGAACCAATTCCTAATCAAAATAGTACAGAAACGCCATTTGCTGTTTTTACGTTGTTGAAGGAGAATGAAGATTACTTTCTAACCACTGGGAATTATATAAAGAACGACCAAGTAGATGTGTTGAAAGATAAAATCGAGAAAATAAATAGAATGACATTGGAAGAAAAAAAAATATTTTATAGAGAAGTGTTAAGCAATAAAACATTTTCGGAGAAAGGCGGAGCAGGATTAGGCATGATAGATATAGCTTTGCGCTCATCAGATGCTCTTAGTTACGAATTTAAACCAATAAATGATAATTATTCATTTTATGTGTTTCAAACTAAAATACTGAATTAA
- a CDS encoding DUF1987 domain-containing protein — protein MKPLAIEGTEDSPKVDFNTANNILELSGVSRPENPGKFYEYLAQWVENYGKYLSWRKGNQQDHVIFKVKLDYFNSTSAKHILVVLNKLSDIYKDYRIPVDVNWYYDDMDISMKESGEEYSKLLPKLTFHFIQNQ, from the coding sequence ATGAAACCACTAGCAATTGAAGGTACTGAAGATTCACCTAAAGTAGATTTTAATACTGCAAATAATATTTTAGAATTATCGGGCGTCTCTCGTCCTGAGAATCCGGGTAAGTTTTACGAGTATTTAGCACAATGGGTAGAGAATTATGGCAAGTATTTGTCATGGAGAAAAGGAAATCAGCAAGACCATGTGATTTTTAAAGTAAAGCTCGATTACTTTAATTCAACTTCTGCAAAACATATTTTAGTCGTATTAAATAAATTGAGTGATATCTACAAAGATTATCGTATTCCTGTAGATGTAAATTGGTATTATGACGATATGGATATAAGCATGAAAGAAAGTGGAGAGGAATATTCCAAACTTTTACCTAAACTTACTTTTCATTTTATTCAAAATCAATAA
- a CDS encoding DEAD/DEAH box helicase — MEDFKSLAINEKIIKAITEMGFEKPTAIQQETIPFLTQNSSDIVALAQTGTGKTAAFGIPLIQNIDNTKKNIQAIVLCPTRELCVQISNDIKEYSKYVPGINVCAIYGGASAERQISEIKRGVQIVVGTPGRVIDLIDRKALKLDSIETVVLDEADEMLNMGFKEDINQILSFTPTEKNVWLFSATMPTEIQAISRKYMKNPKEIVVGGKNQGAANIDHCYYIVHEREKYLALKRIVDSNPDIFAIVFCRTKMDTQNVADLLIKDGYNADSLHGDLSQAQRDHVMKRYRNRALQLLICTDVAARGIDVDNVTHVINYNIPEELESYTHRSGRTARAGKSGVSIILVNPRETGKIKVLERITGRKIEMKVIPSGREICEKQILALIKKIHKTTTSDESVDKYMPIALKEFDSVSKEDLIKKIVAIEFERLFSYYKDTPDINVHYEQGRIKPKKRLFVNLGKMDGLNEITLKNFVVETAAVEASLITQVDVKTSFSFLEINSDAAANTILTALTNQMYGNRKIGVELSEQRRRDDRFDGGESSGGSRYGRSSGGSSRYSGGGDRGGFGRSRERSSGGERGDRSSSSRRFGSGDRDSSRGGYKSERSGSGSSERGGRSQKFWSKK, encoded by the coding sequence ATGGAAGATTTCAAATCTCTCGCTATTAACGAGAAAATTATTAAGGCCATTACAGAAATGGGCTTTGAAAAACCAACAGCAATTCAGCAAGAAACAATTCCTTTTTTAACGCAAAATAGCTCTGATATTGTAGCGCTTGCGCAAACAGGAACTGGAAAAACAGCTGCTTTCGGTATTCCTTTAATTCAGAATATTGATAACACAAAGAAAAATATTCAAGCTATTGTGTTGTGTCCTACACGTGAGTTGTGTGTGCAAATTTCTAATGATATTAAGGAGTACAGCAAGTATGTTCCAGGTATCAATGTTTGTGCTATTTATGGTGGAGCAAGCGCAGAAAGACAAATAAGTGAAATTAAACGTGGTGTTCAAATTGTAGTTGGAACACCGGGTAGAGTAATTGATTTGATTGATAGAAAAGCATTAAAGCTTGATAGTATTGAAACTGTGGTGCTTGATGAGGCCGATGAAATGCTGAATATGGGCTTTAAAGAAGATATCAATCAAATTTTATCTTTTACACCTACTGAGAAAAATGTGTGGTTGTTTTCTGCAACAATGCCTACAGAGATACAAGCTATTTCTAGAAAGTACATGAAAAATCCGAAAGAGATTGTTGTTGGAGGAAAAAATCAAGGTGCTGCTAATATTGATCATTGCTATTACATTGTACATGAGCGTGAAAAGTATTTGGCACTTAAAAGAATTGTAGATAGCAATCCTGATATTTTTGCTATTGTGTTTTGTCGTACCAAAATGGATACCCAAAATGTAGCAGATTTATTAATAAAAGATGGTTATAATGCGGATTCTTTGCATGGTGATTTGTCTCAGGCACAACGCGATCATGTTATGAAACGCTACAGAAATAGAGCATTGCAATTGCTTATCTGTACGGATGTGGCTGCTCGTGGTATTGACGTGGATAACGTAACACACGTAATAAATTATAACATTCCGGAAGAATTAGAAAGCTATACACATAGAAGTGGTAGAACTGCAAGAGCCGGAAAATCAGGGGTGTCTATTATTTTGGTAAATCCTCGCGAGACAGGAAAAATTAAAGTGTTGGAGAGAATTACAGGCAGAAAGATTGAAATGAAAGTAATTCCGTCCGGTAGAGAGATTTGTGAGAAGCAGATTTTAGCGCTTATCAAAAAAATTCATAAAACAACTACATCAGACGAAAGTGTAGATAAGTATATGCCAATTGCGCTTAAAGAATTTGATAGCGTTTCTAAGGAAGATTTAATTAAAAAGATTGTTGCTATTGAGTTTGAACGATTATTTAGCTATTATAAAGACACTCCGGATATTAACGTTCATTACGAACAAGGAAGAATTAAACCTAAGAAAAGGTTGTTTGTGAACTTAGGTAAAATGGATGGCTTGAACGAAATTACATTGAAAAACTTTGTAGTCGAAACTGCTGCCGTAGAAGCCAGTTTAATTACACAAGTAGATGTTAAAACTTCGTTTTCGTTTTTAGAGATTAACTCGGATGCAGCTGCAAATACTATTCTTACTGCTTTAACAAATCAAATGTATGGCAATAGAAAAATAGGTGTTGAGCTTTCAGAACAGCGCAGAAGAGATGACCGTTTTGATGGTGGTGAAAGTAGTGGTGGTTCTAGATATGGTAGAAGTAGTGGCGGTAGCAGCAGATATAGTGGAGGTGGAGATAGAGGCGGTTTCGGAAGAAGCAGAGAGCGCAGCAGTGGAGGAGAGAGAGGCGATAGAAGCTCAAGTAGCAGACGATTTGGATCAGGAGATAGAGATAGTAGTAGAGGTGGTTATAAGAGCGAGAGAAGCGGAAGTGGTAGTAGCGAGCGTGGCGGAAGATCACAAAAGTTTTGGAGTAAAAAGTAA
- the ygiD gene encoding 4,5-DOPA dioxygenase extradiol, which translates to MTTVQKLSGWERSLDNTSVEQTQPVLFIGHGSPMNALYDNNFTRGLAKIGSELATPKAIMVVSAHWLTRGTYVATTTKPETIYDFGGFPEELFQVKYPASGSPEMAKQTIKETTSVKILEDAEWGLDHGAWTVLKHMFPMANIPVYQLSIDYTQPAQYHYELGKHLAGLRKKGVLIIGSGNIVHNLSQINFNLSANPFDWALEFDSWSKEKLLSYSFNDLINYTNLGKVAQLAVPTNDHYLPMLYCIGMKQPNDSLKMLYEEIQHGSISMRCFKIG; encoded by the coding sequence ATGACAACAGTTCAGAAATTATCAGGGTGGGAGCGCTCATTAGATAATACCTCAGTTGAGCAAACACAACCCGTGCTGTTTATTGGACATGGCTCTCCTATGAATGCACTATACGACAACAATTTTACTCGAGGTTTAGCTAAAATAGGAAGCGAACTGGCTACACCCAAAGCAATTATGGTTGTTTCGGCACATTGGCTTACCAGAGGTACTTACGTAGCCACCACCACAAAGCCCGAAACAATTTATGATTTTGGTGGATTTCCGGAGGAGTTATTTCAGGTAAAATATCCTGCAAGTGGCTCACCCGAAATGGCAAAACAAACTATTAAAGAAACAACCTCTGTAAAAATTTTAGAAGATGCGGAATGGGGCTTAGATCATGGTGCATGGACAGTATTAAAGCACATGTTTCCAATGGCAAATATCCCAGTTTATCAACTTAGTATTGATTATACCCAACCAGCTCAATACCACTATGAATTAGGCAAACACCTTGCCGGACTTAGAAAAAAAGGAGTTTTGATAATCGGTAGCGGAAATATAGTTCACAATTTATCCCAAATAAATTTCAACTTATCAGCAAATCCATTTGATTGGGCTCTGGAATTTGATTCGTGGAGTAAAGAAAAACTATTATCCTATTCCTTTAACGATTTAATAAATTATACCAATCTTGGAAAGGTGGCCCAACTAGCAGTTCCTACAAACGACCATTACCTACCTATGTTATATTGTATTGGAATGAAACAACCTAACGATTCGTTGAAAATGCTATATGAAGAAATTCAGCATGGCTCAATAAGTATGAGATGTTTTAAAATTGGATAA
- the rfbB gene encoding dTDP-glucose 4,6-dehydratase, whose protein sequence is MQLNSKKILITGGAGFIGSHVVRLFVSKYPNYTIVNLDKLTYAGNLANLRDIEHSPNYKFVKGDIVDADFVNQLFAQYKFDGVLHLAAESHVDRSIANPLEFVMTNVIGTVNLLNAAKNKWQSSLGAEQNSNLETRNLFYHISTDEVYGTLGDTGLFTEETSYDPHSPYSASKASSDHFVRAYFDTYKLPVVLTNCSNNYGSFHFPEKLIPLSIHNIKNNKPIPIYGKGENVRDWLFVEDHAKAIDTVFHKGKVGDTYNIGGNNEWKNIDLIYLLCEIMDKKLGRAKGESAKLITFVKDRAGHDLRYAIDASKIKRELGWQPSVTFEQGLEKTVDWYLKNDEWLTNVTSGDYKKYYEQQYTIR, encoded by the coding sequence ATGCAATTAAACTCAAAGAAAATTTTAATTACAGGTGGTGCCGGTTTCATCGGTTCGCATGTGGTGCGTTTATTTGTAAGTAAATATCCCAATTACACCATTGTTAATTTGGATAAACTTACCTATGCCGGTAATTTAGCCAATTTGAGAGATATAGAGCATAGCCCTAATTATAAGTTTGTAAAGGGCGATATTGTTGATGCTGATTTTGTAAATCAATTGTTTGCGCAGTATAAGTTTGATGGCGTATTGCATTTAGCCGCTGAATCGCACGTAGATAGGTCAATTGCAAATCCGTTGGAATTTGTAATGACAAATGTAATTGGAACCGTAAATTTATTGAACGCTGCCAAGAATAAGTGGCAGTCATCTCTGGGTGCCGAGCAAAATTCAAACTTGGAAACAAGAAATCTTTTTTATCATATTTCAACTGACGAGGTATATGGAACGCTTGGAGATACCGGTTTGTTTACAGAAGAAACATCGTACGACCCACACAGTCCATATTCAGCCTCTAAAGCAAGCTCTGATCATTTTGTACGGGCATATTTTGATACCTATAAATTACCGGTTGTATTAACCAATTGTTCTAATAATTATGGTTCTTTTCATTTCCCTGAGAAATTAATCCCACTTTCTATTCATAATATTAAAAACAATAAACCCATTCCGATTTATGGTAAGGGCGAAAATGTTCGTGATTGGCTATTTGTAGAAGATCATGCAAAAGCAATTGATACTGTTTTTCATAAGGGAAAAGTTGGAGATACCTATAATATTGGAGGAAACAACGAATGGAAGAATATTGATTTGATTTATTTGCTCTGTGAAATAATGGATAAAAAATTGGGAAGAGCAAAAGGCGAATCTGCAAAACTTATAACCTTTGTAAAAGATAGAGCAGGGCATGATTTACGTTATGCAATAGATGCCTCAAAAATTAAAAGAGAGTTGGGGTGGCAGCCTTCTGTAACTTTCGAGCAAGGACTTGAAAAAACAGTAGATTGGTATTTAAAGAATGACGAATGGCTTACGAATGTTACCAGTGGCGATTATAAAAAATATTACGAACAACAATATACAATTAGATGA
- a CDS encoding SDR family oxidoreductase, which yields MYNIKYHTEDISKYSFLITGGAGFIGSNIVEYLLKFGAKKVVVFDNLATGFADNLKEFLGNPSFQFIQGDICNYEACVKAVEGIDYVLHQAALGSVPRSIKNPVATNAVNIGGFVNIAFAAKEANVRRMVYASSSSVYGDSKQLPKIESVIGAPLSPYAVTKLADELYAKVFKDVYGMEIIGLRYFNVFGPKQSPTGEYAAAIPLFLNALKNNESANINGDGEQTRDFTFVENAVQANIKACFSTDKNAIGSVYNIAVGERISINQLYTILKNTIGSNVNPNYREARIGDVRDSLADITNAQKELGYQPQIRVEDGLKKTVEWFYKNI from the coding sequence ATGTACAATATAAAATACCACACCGAAGATATAAGTAAATACTCCTTTTTAATAACTGGAGGTGCAGGGTTTATCGGTTCTAATATTGTGGAGTATTTATTGAAGTTTGGAGCGAAAAAGGTGGTTGTGTTTGATAATCTTGCAACCGGCTTTGCCGATAATTTAAAAGAGTTTTTAGGAAATCCTTCTTTTCAGTTTATACAAGGCGATATTTGTAATTACGAAGCATGTGTTAAGGCTGTTGAAGGAATTGACTATGTGTTGCACCAAGCGGCATTGGGTTCTGTTCCTCGTTCCATTAAAAATCCGGTGGCTACGAATGCCGTTAATATTGGAGGTTTTGTCAATATTGCATTTGCAGCTAAGGAAGCTAATGTAAGAAGAATGGTTTATGCCAGTTCGTCTTCTGTATATGGCGATAGCAAACAATTACCAAAAATTGAAAGTGTTATCGGAGCACCTTTATCTCCTTATGCTGTAACCAAATTGGCGGACGAGTTGTATGCAAAAGTTTTTAAAGATGTATATGGGATGGAAATAATTGGGTTGCGTTATTTCAATGTATTTGGACCCAAGCAAAGTCCTACAGGAGAGTATGCTGCCGCCATCCCACTTTTTTTAAATGCGTTGAAGAATAACGAAAGCGCTAATATTAATGGCGATGGAGAGCAAACTAGAGATTTTACCTTTGTAGAGAATGCCGTGCAAGCAAATATTAAAGCTTGTTTTTCTACTGATAAGAATGCAATTGGATCTGTTTATAATATCGCAGTGGGCGAACGTATTTCTATTAATCAATTATATACTATTTTGAAGAACACTATAGGTAGCAATGTAAATCCCAACTACAGAGAAGCTAGAATAGGTGATGTTAGAGATTCATTAGCTGATATAACCAACGCTCAAAAAGAATTGGGCTACCAACCTCAAATTAGAGTGGAGGATGGACTTAAAAAGACTGTGGAGTGGTTTTATAAAAACATATAA
- a CDS encoding capsular biosynthesis protein has translation MGLFSNLFSKKKKEERLLNPIDLSVLGCDMHSHFIPGIDDGAQTIEDSVTLISFFHEWGYKKVITTPHVMSDTYRNTPEIILSGLEKVREALKQQGIPIQVEAAAEYYMDYELEKKIDEKTLLTLGNTKYVLFELSFVQPPDNLYHLIFKMQTQGYKPVLAHPERYNFWHSDFEVYEQLVDKGVALQLNLNSLTGYYSPDVKMIAERLIDNNMVSFLGSDCHHVGHINLLKQVVYEKPLEKLLASGKLLNHTLI, from the coding sequence ATGGGATTATTCTCAAATCTATTTAGTAAAAAGAAAAAGGAAGAAAGATTGTTAAATCCAATAGATCTTTCTGTTTTAGGTTGTGATATGCACTCCCATTTTATACCTGGGATTGATGATGGTGCGCAAACCATAGAAGATTCGGTTACATTAATTTCATTTTTTCATGAGTGGGGGTACAAAAAGGTAATTACCACACCTCATGTAATGAGCGATACGTATAGAAATACTCCTGAAATAATTTTATCTGGTTTAGAAAAAGTTAGAGAGGCGCTCAAGCAACAAGGCATTCCAATTCAAGTGGAGGCAGCTGCGGAATATTACATGGATTATGAGTTGGAAAAAAAGATTGATGAAAAAACGTTGCTAACTTTAGGAAATACCAAGTATGTGTTGTTTGAGTTGTCGTTTGTGCAGCCACCGGATAATTTGTATCATTTGATTTTTAAAATGCAAACACAAGGTTACAAGCCTGTTTTGGCACATCCGGAGAGATATAATTTTTGGCATTCTGATTTTGAAGTGTACGAACAACTTGTTGATAAAGGCGTAGCGTTGCAGTTAAATTTAAATTCCCTTACCGGCTATTATTCTCCAGATGTTAAGATGATAGCAGAGCGGTTGATAGATAATAATATGGTTTCCTTTCTTGGTTCAGACTGTCATCATGTTGGACATATTAATTTGCTTAAGCAGGTGGTTTATGAAAAGCCATTGGAGAAATTATTAGCCTCCGGAAAATTATTGAACCACACGTTGATTTAG
- a CDS encoding thiopeptide-type bacteriocin biosynthesis protein, whose product MKNDYWLASYLYYTEPWETILTEAVKPFAEQILQEGLANQYFFIRYWERGPHIRLRFKGNKDTLEKNVLPRLTTFFSEYIALNPSKNLETPWMKDLPEDKKWYPNNSIQHIAYEPETERYGGEYAILLAEQQFQASSNAVLAIISESEGWSYEKALGAAIQLHLSFAHAIGLTYSEVCYFYAHIQQAWFPRAYYNYEPNVDAEELKKRAEITQKAFEENFQKQKQFLVGFHEMLWNGLQEEAEFENEWMNTWIAEIKNYNSAVIKLQEEKKYVANIPANYNMPKHLAKPLVERLWIYESLIHMTNNRLGIQNRDEAFLGYLIKRSMEELNKN is encoded by the coding sequence ATGAAAAATGACTATTGGTTAGCTTCTTACCTATACTACACAGAGCCTTGGGAAACGATATTAACAGAAGCCGTAAAACCTTTTGCGGAACAAATTTTACAAGAAGGTCTTGCCAATCAATATTTTTTTATTCGTTATTGGGAGCGTGGACCTCATATCCGCCTGCGCTTCAAAGGGAATAAAGACACTTTAGAAAAAAATGTACTACCAAGATTAACTACTTTTTTTTCGGAATATATAGCACTAAATCCTTCCAAAAACCTAGAAACTCCTTGGATGAAAGATTTACCGGAAGATAAAAAATGGTATCCGAATAATTCTATTCAACACATTGCCTACGAGCCGGAAACTGAGCGATATGGAGGCGAATACGCAATATTACTTGCAGAGCAACAATTTCAAGCATCTTCAAATGCAGTATTAGCAATCATTTCAGAATCGGAAGGTTGGTCTTATGAAAAAGCACTTGGCGCAGCAATTCAATTACATTTAAGCTTTGCTCACGCAATCGGACTAACCTATTCTGAAGTTTGCTATTTCTACGCTCATATACAACAAGCATGGTTTCCTCGTGCATATTACAATTACGAGCCTAATGTAGATGCAGAAGAATTAAAAAAACGTGCAGAAATTACTCAAAAAGCTTTTGAAGAAAATTTTCAAAAACAAAAACAGTTCCTAGTTGGGTTTCATGAAATGCTTTGGAATGGATTGCAGGAAGAGGCTGAATTTGAAAATGAATGGATGAATACTTGGATAGCTGAAATTAAAAATTACAATTCAGCCGTAATAAAGCTTCAAGAAGAAAAAAAATATGTTGCCAATATTCCGGCAAATTATAATATGCCCAAACATTTAGCAAAACCATTAGTTGAAAGACTTTGGATTTATGAAAGCTTGATACACATGACAAACAACCGACTTGGTATTCAAAACAGAGATGAAGCGTTTTTAGGATATTTAATCAAGCGCAGTATGGAAGAGTTGAATAAAAACTAA
- a CDS encoding lantibiotic dehydratase, producing MSNAIQLFPHSIIRISGGPTDDLHKLHVHKTINSIDKAVEIRKKIIDLKNQLNDSLYNTVSSQTDSKVQQNILNVKRDVFNERLNDIEKIESIVSYISENEKQNLYSFIELLNQYETLSQKAIEEYASEIEQSQENFKTILSNQDFQKGLILSSQTLLNRIPDYSQKKISEIKKKESQVEQGLVKYLTRMYAKTSPFSTFTNLCHSKTTKDLKLEAPFLKIDSTSSHRMISHIRINNFLFQYLRTLLIKNKSISQHFLIRINPTIQKKEDHYLYLTNHNNVEAFQRIPLNPVIDLFIELISEQSQGIGYKELIDKLIKEEYIEATHDELDAYLVQLIDYGFIEYNIGVSGIDTEWDLKLCEKLSTISETNTEVAVLIDVLKKLRVYAKEYETADVSRRKQILVDGFGIFKNVCMKLHEAAGLPAEERRPKEEIEKEWREKQKALKEEADKKAKELKDKAKESKQEDKPAEVELPKEEEKKDEEKKEEAFKHQSSTMFNFKPEQVFYEDTEYDADIKLNEEKLNDFVQKIHQLTTAFALFEGYFDEQQRMGHFFVNKYGTDATIDLLTFYEDYFREFKKAEAQFYDQKNKENAKIIQEYREKGKDLKPESPEAQALQKELNEKTKFEIPDAFKVKSIEERGKLIEEFRKKMTELIKTFTSKDNEDNIVINPEIVGELEKLIPPGFSNYGKDTSFGMFVQLFEGENLELNGTINAVFSGWGKMVSRFMHLFDDEFSNDVKKWNHSKEKENELFIEDCDASYFNANLHPPLLENEIWMPNGHNNVSADKQVPVTELTVFYNKELKRISLFHKTLKKEIFVFDLGFQGHGGRSQLFQMLDKFTKSQYLSSQPLVGAAITNFIPAKQEDAGTATKKAAKTITQQPRVMVGTQLILKRKLWQVPKELLPLRKPIETDGEYFTRVNIWRKENGMPDEVFVVIYNQSQKPENEQQAQNAKKLGRDDYKPQYISFSNPYLVNLFEKLSDKSPISMKIEEMLPNTNQLFTINGHKHITEFVVQWYC from the coding sequence ATGTCAAACGCTATTCAATTATTCCCTCATTCTATAATACGCATAAGTGGCGGACCTACTGATGACTTACATAAACTGCATGTTCATAAAACCATCAATTCCATTGATAAAGCTGTTGAAATACGAAAAAAAATTATCGACTTAAAAAATCAATTGAATGACAGCCTATACAACACAGTTTCGTCTCAAACGGATTCTAAAGTTCAGCAGAATATATTAAATGTAAAGCGTGATGTTTTTAACGAACGATTAAACGATATTGAAAAAATAGAAAGCATTGTTAGTTATATTTCCGAAAACGAAAAACAAAATTTATACTCTTTTATTGAATTACTAAACCAATATGAAACGCTTTCCCAAAAAGCTATTGAAGAATACGCGAGTGAAATAGAACAGTCTCAAGAAAACTTCAAAACCATTCTAAGCAATCAAGATTTTCAAAAAGGATTAATCTTATCAAGCCAAACATTGCTGAATAGAATTCCGGATTATTCTCAGAAAAAAATTTCGGAAATAAAAAAGAAAGAATCTCAAGTAGAACAAGGTTTAGTAAAATACCTAACAAGAATGTATGCTAAAACATCGCCATTTAGCACATTTACAAACTTGTGCCATAGCAAAACGACAAAAGACCTAAAACTAGAGGCTCCATTTTTAAAGATAGATTCGACATCTTCTCATAGAATGATTAGCCATATCCGGATTAATAATTTTCTTTTTCAATACCTCCGAACTTTACTAATAAAAAATAAAAGCATCTCGCAACATTTTCTTATTCGTATCAATCCTACTATTCAAAAAAAGGAAGACCACTACCTATATCTTACTAACCACAACAATGTTGAGGCATTTCAGCGTATTCCGCTGAATCCGGTTATCGATTTATTTATTGAACTCATTTCCGAACAATCGCAAGGAATTGGGTACAAAGAATTGATTGATAAACTTATTAAAGAAGAATACATAGAGGCTACTCATGACGAACTAGATGCATACTTAGTGCAGCTTATAGATTACGGATTTATAGAATACAACATTGGAGTTTCCGGAATTGATACGGAATGGGATTTAAAACTTTGCGAAAAGCTCTCCACTATTTCGGAAACAAATACAGAAGTAGCAGTGCTTATTGATGTTTTAAAAAAACTACGTGTGTATGCCAAAGAATACGAAACCGCAGATGTTAGCAGAAGAAAACAAATATTAGTTGATGGTTTCGGCATTTTCAAAAACGTATGCATGAAACTGCACGAAGCTGCAGGTTTGCCAGCTGAAGAAAGGAGACCAAAAGAAGAAATAGAAAAAGAATGGAGAGAAAAACAAAAAGCACTTAAAGAGGAAGCCGACAAAAAAGCTAAGGAATTAAAAGATAAAGCTAAGGAATCTAAGCAAGAAGATAAGCCAGCAGAGGTTGAATTACCGAAAGAAGAAGAAAAGAAAGACGAAGAAAAAAAGGAAGAAGCCTTTAAACATCAATCTTCTACGATGTTCAACTTTAAGCCGGAACAAGTCTTTTACGAAGACACCGAATACGATGCCGACATTAAATTAAATGAAGAAAAACTAAACGACTTTGTACAAAAAATCCACCAATTAACTACCGCCTTTGCCTTATTTGAAGGCTATTTTGACGAGCAACAAAGAATGGGACATTTCTTTGTGAATAAATATGGAACAGACGCTACCATAGATTTATTAACATTTTACGAGGATTATTTTAGAGAATTTAAAAAAGCAGAAGCGCAATTTTATGATCAAAAAAACAAAGAGAATGCTAAAATTATTCAAGAGTACAGAGAAAAAGGAAAAGACTTAAAACCGGAATCTCCTGAAGCACAAGCATTACAAAAGGAGTTAAACGAAAAAACAAAATTTGAAATTCCAGATGCGTTTAAAGTAAAATCAATAGAAGAGAGAGGTAAGCTGATAGAAGAATTTCGAAAAAAAATGACCGAACTAATAAAGACATTTACGAGTAAAGATAACGAGGATAACATTGTTATAAATCCTGAAATTGTTGGCGAGCTCGAAAAACTTATCCCTCCGGGATTTAGCAACTACGGAAAAGACACATCCTTCGGAATGTTTGTTCAATTATTTGAAGGGGAAAACTTAGAGCTGAATGGCACTATAAATGCAGTATTCTCAGGATGGGGAAAAATGGTAAGTAGATTTATGCATTTATTTGATGATGAATTTTCAAACGATGTAAAAAAATGGAATCACAGCAAAGAAAAAGAAAATGAATTATTTATTGAGGATTGTGATGCTTCGTATTTCAATGCAAATCTACACCCACCACTTTTAGAAAATGAAATTTGGATGCCTAACGGGCACAACAATGTTAGCGCTGATAAACAAGTACCCGTAACTGAACTAACCGTATTTTACAATAAAGAATTAAAAAGAATTTCCTTATTTCACAAAACATTAAAAAAAGAAATATTTGTTTTCGACCTAGGTTTTCAAGGGCATGGAGGGCGTTCTCAATTGTTTCAGATGTTAGATAAATTTACCAAATCACAATACTTATCAAGCCAGCCTTTGGTAGGAGCTGCCATAACAAATTTTATTCCCGCAAAACAAGAAGATGCTGGAACTGCAACTAAAAAAGCCGCTAAAACCATTACGCAACAGCCTAGAGTAATGGTAGGCACACAATTAATACTTAAGCGCAAATTATGGCAAGTGCCCAAAGAATTATTGCCATTGCGAAAACCTATTGAGACTGATGGAGAATATTTTACACGTGTAAATATTTGGAGAAAAGAAAACGGAATGCCTGATGAAGTATTTGTAGTTATTTACAATCAATCACAAAAACCCGAAAACGAGCAACAGGCGCAAAATGCTAAAAAATTAGGGAGAGATGATTACAAGCCACAGTACATCTCTTTTTCAAATCCGTACTTGGTAAATTTGTTTGAAAAGCTAAGCGACAAATCGCCTATAAGCATGAAAATAGAAGAAATGTTGCCGAATACCAATCAATTGTTTACTATCAATGGCCATAAACACATTACAGAATTTGTAGTGCAATGGTATTGCTAA